Below is a window of Amphiprion ocellaris isolate individual 3 ecotype Okinawa chromosome 15, ASM2253959v1, whole genome shotgun sequence DNA.
TACAGAGATCTTGAATAAAAGCTTTGAGTGGGCAAAATGATTTAGCAGATATCTGTAGTAAGATATTAAGCTACAGAAAGTCGGAGGCGGGGTCAGCTTCCTTTTCAAACATACTATGACACTGCAACCGTGACAGTATATGACAAATTGTTTCTACTGCAATGTCTGAGAGGTCTTCTGGGTAATTTTCATCACAGGTTTTTAGTGAACAAATCTCTCATTTCCCACAAACTCCCTACTGATGAGCTCTTTGTACTTCACCATTGTATCCACCGCAGCAGCTGCCATTACTTCTGTTGATACTGTTGAAATGCTTTGCTGGACCAATCAATATCCAGTGGGAAGTCAAACTTAGTTCCAGATATGTCTGTCATTTTGACCAGTCAGTATAATGTATAGATATCTTAAATGAAAATCCAGCTACAGTGTAAGTACAACTGGGCAAAAAGACACCGATGTCGGTCATTCTAATTCTGGATAGTCAAATTCAGCTATTGAATTTTAAATCAGCTTGCCATGCCACATAACCCTTCATAAAACCAGACCATGCTGTTTTTAAACTTCCCGATGTAGCTTTACATTCCAAAGCAGAATAAATCatttcaaaaaagcaaaatcctATTTCCCAAACTGTAAAACTATTGCATTAGGACATCATTGCATAGATTAATATTTTGATGCACGCTACACTAAGTACATATTGGCTAGAACTGCGAATGGATTTTGAAGTTATGCAACATTTGCGTCACAAAGTATCTAATACACACAAGAAGAGGGCACAGAAGTTGCAGATGTCTTCCTGTTTATATtatgagaaataaaattaatCTCTATTGTCTTTGTGAGTGAGCTGCTAGCTGAGAAGTGGGTGGTCccagcagtctatcacagatCAGGCacaggctgcagcagcagggATCGGAGAATGAATTTCCTCATCTATTCACTTGTATTAATATTCAAATCAGGGGGAAATTTCAGTCACTTTCCATTCCACGACCCACAGATCCTCCACCTGATCGCCGCAAAAAAGAGTGCATGTAAGGAGGAAAGCCCTGTTGGTTTCTAGGAATCCTTGGAGTTCCTACCACCACTTCTCAAAGAGGATCCTGTCTTTTGGGAGACCGAGGTCCATGAGGGTTTTTGAAATTGCTTCAATCATGGGCGGGGGTCCGCACAAGTAACACATAGTCCTTTGTGGGTCCACATGAGCCCGCAACTCCTCCGCTGCGATTCTCCCGCCTGAGGAGACACAATGGAAGTAAATCAATTAATCGAGACTCAGTGCTGCGGCACCCATAACTCCTCAGTCTCCTACGTGGAGTTTTGATGGGGTCTGTTCTACATGATGACACAGATAAATCAAAGACAGGCTGTGGCAGAATGTGACAGTCGCTCAATCATCCCaactaaacaaagaaaagtgtACGAGTATTATTTACGCTTGATAAATGGCTGGAGGTGCGGGTCGACATCTGTGCTCTGTTGCGTGACGTGGAAATCGCAGGACAACTTGTCAGGGAACTCGCGACACGCTTCAATGATAGAGCCCTGGGGAAGACAAAAGGTGTGTTGTAATACGTTTGAAATAGTCTTTCCTTATCTAATTAAAACACATCTGCTGATAAATTCCACACATACATGTGGATACGGTTGCACGTGTAGCATAAACATCATGCCAGGACATACTTTGAAGAGCAGTTCTTGGGTGTTCTTGGCGCTGTAACAGAGGTGTGCAGAGCCGATGTTGCAGTCGCGACCACCTGAGGCTTGGTTGAGGCGCAGCAGATCTGTCGTGTGCAGCAGAACAGAGTACAGGGGATTGATCCCTACACCACCCGCCACCAACAGCAAATCCACGGAGGGGTCAGAGGGTGATGGGTCAAAGAAGAATTCTCCACCGACACGCATGGCCACGCTGGAGCCGACTGTACactgggagggaggaggggaggaagagcAGTCAGAACAGGCATAGAAACAGAAGGAGCTGGCAACAGATACTTCTCTTTGCTAAGCAGCTGACATATCCTTTTTCTCAGACATGAAAAATTAAttctatgaaaaaaacaatatcacTTCACGCCTCAGGAGACAATAAAAAGACACCTTTAGATCAGAATTCATACACACAACAAACCAATGCTATGGTAAGGGTGAAAGCAATTTCACAAGTTCCAAATGTGTTTTGAAGTCGAAAGTAGCTCTAAATACGCCTTCATCTGCTTTTGTACACATGAGCGCACGTCCACATAATAACGCATGCACTCTTAATCTCCTACGCTGGTCCCTACACTATTCCTTGAGCACAATATCAAACAAAAGGATCATCAAATGATCCCAAAGCTGAGGGCTCTGAGTCTCACAACACTCACATGCCTCAAACACTACTTCCTCTTACTTATTTACACACGGCCTAGTAGCTCAAAGCTATTTATTAAGGCGCATCATCAAACACTGAAGCTGCAAACAAATATGCAGAGAAAGGCAAGCTGGAGGGAAACATTGTTCGTATTCAAACAGCCACTCACGCTagtggatttaaaaagaaaaaaaagacacttgcATAGCTGGTTCCTGGCAGATAAGTCCaatgttatttattaaatatttggcacaaaaatctatctgtatttttatgactCAATTTTTGAACTCATATTTACCGTGCACAGAcctgaagaaaataaatgtgtttttcacaaTATCCTGCTCTGCACAGTTGCATCAGTAACTCCAGTTTCTCTTGAGCTTTTTTTAGCTTTACTCCAGAACTAAACATTGTCAAATTATAAAACTGTATCCCTTGACAGCAATTACACCTAATCAAAACACATCATGGATCatactgtaacaaaaaaaaggaaattatgaAAAGGATAGAGATCATTTAAGCTCAGTACAGAAATGGAGCATATTGTCACTTTATAAGGAAAAGTTATTGTTCATAGCTGCTTCAGGGctgcacacacagtcacaccaATCAACCTAATTCTATCTATCATCTGACTTGCCAGATTATGTCAGCGTGTTGATCTCCAAATCCTGTAACACCTTCGCCACTTATCAACACAGTGATCATTTAACCCCGCTTGCGCTCTTCTGCATcactcttttctcacctttatCAACCTctcacccaaacacacactAGCGCTTGCTCTTTACCAAGCCACAATACAGCCCTGTAGAGGATGAAATCTACTTTTCTAGAATGTTAATACTCTTAAGCTGCCAACTCTCAAAGTAACTTTCAacaatttttctgtcaaattgtATATAGTATAGTAGGACTGAAGAATCCCTATTCGTAAAGGAATTGCAGATATTTCTTCCAAACATATTACACATGTTCCAAAATAActgctgaaaatgtgaaaagacTGAGAACTATAAAGCACTGGATTGTGGAGTAAGACGACTGAAGCTGTTTTTCATCATTGTTGTCTTCAGGATATTTTGTGTGGGTCAGAAATCATGGCTGGATGACTCTTAACACTATAAAGATGTAAAACCTACGGCACATTAGTAACAGTGGTTTATTCATGAGGTTCTATGCCCACTACAAGCTATTGTTTCCCAACTAGCTGCAAATGAATAATTTCTGGATGACAGAATTTGCGGAACAGCTCGAACTCCTAACTTAAATTTCCCAAGAAAAACGAGAAAAATAAGAGGTGGATCGATTTAATAAGAGCCACACTGATGAAGAGTTAAGGATCACTATCAACATCTGCCTCTGCAGTGACCATTTAAGACCAGATAGTTTTATATACTTTAATCAGAGAAACTAGGATTCACAGATAACACACTACTGGTAAATGGGACTGAACAGatgatcttcttcttcttcctcaacTTTTACTGGAGCCTGTATGCAGTGCATACCAGCCAGCAAGTAAAAGTCTCCATGTGTACTTAGCCTATTACAGTAGGTAACTTAAAATATTCCATATCTGCAGTATGTGTTTTTGATTTCACACCCAACCTAGTCCATTTGCACACTCAGTACAGTTCATTTGGGCTGGTGTGAAAGCTATTTGGcgatattttttaatcatttaaatttgattGGGTGGTGAATAACAGTTTTCTGTATTGTGACAaactcagaaaacatttttttcacgaCTTTACACAGACTTTAATCAATTTAAAGATGGAACTACcatttaaaacaatgcaattagcaaactATACAGGCTGTAATTTTGGATATACTGTGTTACTCAGTTCAATGTATCTAACTCAGATATTAAGCGGCTgtgtaaatagttttttaaattcatgCCATCCACCTTGTAAGACAGACACATTTTTGATGGTAGCCCGTGTGGTAATGCTCCATCAAATGGTTCAAATCTATTACGCAGTGAGTATTGGAGAAAGGAGGTGTAACCCAGATGAAAACAGTAGTATAGCTGTCGTTCTCCTGCATTATTTTGGCCTTATTGGGGTTCGGCCAATCCCAGTAGTCGCGGTGACGTCATTACGTTGTTCCCCTCAGCGCGCTGTGTTGTAATTAGTGGCTGCAGCATTCAGGTGTGCAGGAGCGGTGGGGAAGCCACACACGAGATAGCTGCAGGTCTGTTTTCAGCTATTTTCgctattttaattgtaatacTTGTTTTAAACTCACCGGTTTAAATGTTAACTCTTAGGAGCCCCTTATCGTAGCCAAATCAGAGACGGACGACGGAGTGAGAGAGTCGATACAAATCGTGGAACTGGTGAGTTTTACTATGGCTTTGTTGATAGCTTAGCGTTAGCTTGTCCTAGCCTTAGCCTGTTAGCCTAGCCTCCGCCATTGTTTGCCACTTTTCAATGCAGTTATGCCCTGTTTCTACCAAATGTATTGTATGTATATGGAAGCCCTGTTGTGCCAAGAAATATTAAgtggttgttttccatcttttgtgTTTATTCACTGTTTGCATATTTGCACAGCAGTATTAGACTGAAGCACTTTATGCAAATCATGCACTATAAACTATgcactttatttaatattgttCAACAATCTTCcatttgaatttaattgaactATTTATGTGAATTTAAAGCAAATTAGTGACTACTGACTATGAATTTTGACCAATgtgattaaatatattaatacatgtatatttatatttgatattgattagaatatttacattttagactATGGACTCTAGTACATTTAGTCCTATTTATTGATTGTGTGCACACTGAAACTAATCAACTTTTAGCTACAAGCTATTGGTTTATTTGATTTAGAGATTTATTGGGAAGTTTGGGTCTGTTCTCTAGGCCAGGTCCTTGATTGATGGCGAGCTTAATGGAGCCCTGAACCTAAAGCAAAGCAACTGCTGAAGAATCGAGTCGCACCTCTCCTGCCAGGCTGGTAGGGGGCTCTTTGTGGCCCACAAACTCTCCCCACTCAAAACCTTGAATTGTCCGCCTTGCCCAcatacaatctttttttttccacaaacccCTCCTATGCGCACTCTTCCTCCTGGACAATCACATTCAACCCAGACGTGGGCTACATGAACTGTGGGTTGGGTTGGTACATTGGGGTCAATTTCCCAAGTGTGGGGAATTTTGTGGACTCATTTGCGCTTTGCATTGACATTCGAATTGTATATCAATGTTTCTGAGTCATGTCCTGAAGTTGCATAGTTAATGAGTTATTTTGAATATTCATTATTGAATGGCCATTTATGAGTTACTGTTTGTTATtcactgtaaatatttgcacTGTTGGCTGTCTTGtatgtttaaagaaatattcaaTATATGGTACCTGCAAACACAAAGTCAGCTTCCTGTCTACTCTCTCCTTGAGCCGAATTTAGCCTTCTGATTACTAGCCTAACGCACCTAACTACTTCTGGTGTTAGTAAACCAGTTCTTTACTACTTACCTACTACACAGGTGTTACGTAAAAGTGGTGAGCTAGCCAGGAGACAGTATTGACAGAGctgaatataaatacattttacaaattttgacATCGatgcaaataagaaaaaaaaaggacattttggaGAAACACGGCATAAAAATTCCAAACgctgttttaattaaatatgcaaataatgGTGACACTGATGATGAGGTAGTCGCTTTTGTGAGCCAGtatggaaaaacatcaaaagttGAGTTAATAACTGAATCCAGTAGTGCCTTTTATGATTCGATTGTTGTTGAGTTTGAGTCTGGGAAAGCTTTAACTGAAATTCAAAAGATCTTACACTTACGCCATACACTTACATTTGCAGTGATGTGAAAGTAACATATGAAATTACTGAACTTTCTATTGCTTGTTCTGAATTGGAAGGTAAACTGAAAACCCAAGAGTATTTGAGTGATTTGAAAAATTTGGCTAAACTCACAGGACGGGACTATGCTGAAGTCCTAAAGGGTGTAATGTTTCTACTGGGCCAGTCCATCACCGAGCAGAGTTTAAATGAAGACCAGACGTCCTTACCTACAGAAAAGAAGGGGATACTACCTGGCTCCAGTACAAGCCCTACCCAGCTCATCAACGCTGCCACCCTGAGTCAAACGCAAGGAGCTACAGCCACAGCCCAACAGGTAGAGGGTGAACAACCACACGGTGCTTCAAATCCCAACATCCAGAACACCAAGCAGCACTTGAACCGCACTCCCCTAAATTTCCTGTGGTCACCTCCACTTCTGCAGATCTTGGGGAATTAGACAGGCCGATTTGCCAGTCTTCACGGCGATGGCAGCCACCTAACCGGCTACAGTATTCTGGGTTGGGCAAACCTTTAATTTCTGTCGTGCAAACGCTTTTTCATAGTTTGGCCAATGCTTATGGCGAGGCTTTTTCTCCAGTGGCGGAATATGTCTATGTTCCTGCATCCTTGTAGTGAGCATGCACCGGAGTTGCATGGGTCTAAGGGGGGAGGGTGTAACCCAGATGAAAACAATAGTATAGCTGTCGTTTTCCTGCATTATTTTGGCTTTATTGGGGTTCGGCCAATCCCAGTAGTCGCGGTGACGTCATTACGTTGTTCCCCTCAGCGCGCTGTGTTGGGTCTCAAATCAAAGTGCAATTGCAATATCTGTCATAAAAACACCATTAGGTATTTTCCCCCAAATCATTCAGCCTTCTTGTGCATCATGTCATTGGAGTGATTATCCCACTCACCACAGTGTGGACCCAGTGTGCTGGTGGGTGTTTGGTGTATTTGACGGCCAATTCAATAACGCCTTCCCGCTGCAGTAAACCCGGGTTGGAACACATGGAGAAACCTCCCACCGTTTCCACACCAGGGATGAAGAAATCCACCCTGCACacatccacaaaacacaattgTCACTTGAGGTTTATCAGCTGAATAATTAATTAGACAAGCAGATGTTTGAACTTGATCCATGTATGGGCTAACATGTAAGTAACCCAATGACTAAAACTGTCATTTACCATTACTTAACAATGCCAACTCCAAACATGAATGAGTGGTTTTGAAATAGAgctatattgtattttattctgtGCATTACAATTGAAGACATATTGTTTGTAAGTGCTCATTTTGTCAGAGCCACAGGCACAGATTGCACATGTGCATTGTGTTATTCACGCTAGAAATGTAGCAGGAAATAGAGTAGCTTACCATTCTTAAATCTAGACAATAGTTTATTCAGCAGTAGAAACACGCTGAACTGAGGGTCAAAGTGTGAATGAAGGTACGGTGTTGCTCTTTGACCTCAGCGAGGAGGCAAGCCTGTTCCAGAAACTAAGgagaacaaaactaaaccagATGGAAAGTTGCCTGCTAGTTAGTTTATTAAGTGTAGCATCCAGTTTTTACACCCAGCACGATCGTATCTGTCATTCAACTAGCAGAAGAGAGTAGCCGCAGAACAAAACAGCAATGCTTAACAGTTGTCCAATGTTCCACCAACACAATGACCCACTGTTACACAAGAGAAAGACACTGACACCACAACCCTCACAGGCATTATAAATATGGATCTGCAGTGAAAACGCACACATATGTTCCAatccacctcctcctcatctccttccTCTCCCACCTGGAGACCAACAACTAAGcagttatttttcttaaaaacactgaaactcaAAGATTTCCATCCATTTACATTCATTACTAGTTGCTGCAAGGCAACTGGCTGCCAGTTTTATTTCTCACCACCGCCCACCTACAGTATGGGCTCATGTACATGCTGCATGTGCAACACTAATTAACTCTGGCAACACTGACTGGCAGACCAAAACGCTTCAtccaaaaagtactttgttgcTATTATGACTAAAGGAGCCACTGAAAGTTTGCTTCCCAGTGTTATGCATTAGTTAAAAAACAGTCAAAGCTGCCAACACCTTGGCGTCCCAAGTACACTGAGAAGTCTATTTGGTTTATTCTTGTTTACCAGAAGGCTCTAAATGAGCCTTTCTTTAGTCGATATGACAGCTCTAAATCAACTAATGTAGATTTGTAGGTCAAATTTTGTGTAAAAGTTTTATAAGAAACCAAAGCTTCAAGCTAAGGACAGATGAATATGACACAATCCTGCCACCATGTGGTGACTACAGGTTCTGCAGGCATTCTGAGTGAACTGGCAAATGCtagttacatttttatgcagGATACCAATGCTAATAAGGCAAAATTTCCAACAGGAAT
It encodes the following:
- the oxnad1 gene encoding oxidoreductase NAD-binding domain-containing protein 1; its protein translation is MSVPCFLSAAVRSFRLSSPATGLLCCRLLGHSSSIRRNMSSKRQMDHLERTASNYRQNTLYPAEVCGIINESDTVKRLRIAVHPDFIFKAGQWVDFFIPGVETVGGFSMCSNPGLLQREGVIELAVKYTKHPPAHWVHTVCTVGSSVAMRVGGEFFFDPSPSDPSVDLLLVAGGVGINPLYSVLLHTTDLLRLNQASGGRDCNIGSAHLCYSAKNTQELLFKGSIIEACREFPDKLSCDFHVTQQSTDVDPHLQPFIKRGRIAAEELRAHVDPQRTMCYLCGPPPMIEAISKTLMDLGLPKDRILFEKWW